TTCTGTACCTGATCAATGGTGATGAGCGGCATTGAATTTCTTCTCCAGATACTGGCTGTAACGCGACAGCGGATAACACATCAGGAAGTAGCCCAGCGCCACCAGGCCGAACACCTTGAAGGGCTCGTAGGTGACATTGTTGAGGATGGTGCCGGCCTTGGTCAGCTCGACGAAGCCGATGATCGATGCCAGTGCCGTGCCCTTGATCACCTGCACGGCGAAGCCGACGGTGGGCGCGATGCCGATGCGCAGCGCCTGGGGCAGGACGACGCGAAACAGGGTCTGCCCGAAGCCCAGCCCCAGGCAGCGACAGGCCTCCCACTGGCCCTTGGGCAAGGCGCGGATGCTGCCATGCCAGATATCCACCAGAAACGCACTGGTATAGAGGGTCAGCGCCAGGGAGGCCGCGGTC
Above is a genomic segment from Pseudomonas argentinensis containing:
- a CDS encoding amino acid ABC transporter permease, with protein sequence MTTFTDWDILRNLLLAARWTVLLSLTAFIGGTLVAIALVMARLSKRAWPHWLIRGYTELFQGTPLLMQLFLAFFGVALLGIDVSPWTAASLALTLYTSAFLVDIWHGSIRALPKGQWEACRCLGLGFGQTLFRVVLPQALRIGIAPTVGFAVQVIKGTALASIIGFVELTKAGTILNNVTYEPFKVFGLVALGYFLMCYPLSRYSQYLEKKFNAAHHH